The following proteins are co-located in the Penaeus monodon isolate SGIC_2016 chromosome 35, NSTDA_Pmon_1, whole genome shotgun sequence genome:
- the LOC119595191 gene encoding uncharacterized protein LOC119595191: protein MGEEERDIMREKNTYQIKSHGTENHLREKTLDQQQQQQALFPRSRIFSLSRHCYFTKMREFCLRNPIPCGLLLAALIVMLNVHIVIKVSPSTLGPSVLHLQVLQAQITPETSQAKTQAPDLQHVFLQRQARLQQKCHEWKDKYGFSETNDLPATAWLDSIILQAPGHLKLCIPPKVGSSSWRKLIERFSNVSLATVHSVSAMQVRHPLSRLTSAYRDKYLNGAPISAYNSTWQARTGSRTTWDFRWYHYWLPTLISSGRLEPTPLFSSMLKRHALAFRFISRNYRKEGAALVLPGADASGFDPLTYHVGTHMVTNGRQVGLEEAASVAYGHVDEDLRAMYANDSFSFEDFLRFVVWEKDQGVLDLHWTPYVDICFPCRENYDYILHLETVSEEAKVLLRDIGYPQDAKLTVEHRIKGISEDLSASDAKYFEKIPAQLLGKDCQHLRGRF, encoded by the exons atgggagaggaagaaagagatataatgagagagaaaaatacatatcAAATAAAATCACACGGAACTGAAAACCACCTAAGAGAAAAGACACtggaccaacaacaacaacaacaagcactaTTTCCTCGTTCCAGAATTTTCTCACTTTCTCGTCATTGTTATTTTACCAAAATGAGGGAATTCTGCTTGCGAAATCCCATTCCGTGTGGACTGCTCCTCGCCGCTTTGATAGTGATGCTCAACGTACATATAGTGATCAAGGTTTCACCATCGACACTGGGTCCTTCGGTCCTACACTTGCAAGTTCTTCAAGCACAG ATCACCCCGGAGACTAGCCAAGCGAAAACACAGGCACCCGATTTGCAACATGTATTTTTGCAACGTCAAGCTCGCCTGCAACAAAAGTGTCATGAGTGGAAAGATAAGTACGGCTTTTCTGAAACCAACGACCTGCCTGCAACTGCTTGGCTCGACTCCATAATCCTGCAAGCTCCTGGTCATTTGAAGTTGTGCATTCCACCCAAG GTGGGGTCATCATCCTGGCGGAAGTTGATTGAGCGATTTAGCAATGTCAGTCTTGCAACAGTTCATTCCGTTTCTGCAATGCAAGTTAGACATCCGTTGTCCCGTTTGACTTCAGCGTATAG GGACAAGTACCTGAACGGCGCCCCAATCAGCGCATACAACAGCACCTGGCAAGCTCGCACAGGTAGCCGCACCACCTGGGATTTCAGGTGGTACCACTACTGGCTCCCGACCCTGATTTCGTCCGGCCGCCTGGAACCTACGCCCCTGTTCTCCAGCATGCTCAAAAGGCACGCTCTGGCCTTCAGGTTCATCAGCCGAAACTACCGCAAAGAAGGCGCTGCCCTGGTTCTTCCCGGAGCCGACGCTTCGGGCTTCGACCCCCTCACGTACCACGTCGGAACGCACATGGTCACGAACGGGAGGCAGGTAGGGCTGGAGGAAGCCGCCAGTGTGGCCTACGGGCACGTGGACGAGGACCTGCGAGCTATGTACGCCAACGACTCCTTCTCCTTCGAGGATTTCCTGCGCTTCGTCGTCTGGGAGAAGGACCAAGGCGTCTTAGATCTGCACTGGACGCCTTACGTCGACATATGCTTTCCTTGCCGGGAGAATTATGACTATATCCTTCACTTGGAAACGGTGTCGGAGGAAGCCAAGGTCCTTCTCCGAGATATAGGATACCCGCAGGATGCCAAGCTCACGGTCGAGCATAGGATAAAAGGGATTTCTGAAGACCTGAGCGCGTCCGATGCCAAATACTTCGAGAAGATTCCTGCGCAGCTGCTGGGAAAAGATTGTCAGCATTTACGAGGCAGATTTTGA
- the LOC119595013 gene encoding uncharacterized protein LOC119595013, with the protein MSVRMDNSVHEWALGLTRRHKVFSLDQPLKPEHFTNLTRDKNLQPILSFLTRHVCPPEERRLIKLNLKHSRFRKKLTGEEGEILPTEERFKLKASIVDANSAIAAETAEIQQLNRRKEELRQREVELRRRAMLMRVSQEEREKEIQHCKLWQSQLSQLQEDLPSVYDGQAGVDINLQKQLRGNLSDLEKLRRSIITGHFGTPDRMHMEKLRVWERIGDAMATWGPRSLMVGMTSEVQEVMRGLHAQVQNVDLVKDARELRLKCENDGAFIDEMNPGGVIESVRELLGQMSASHVKLYVEAYQADLAAQSLSRALKTLHNNIFAAAKRNYTDDGITVAVVDVVKENISVAGERAALNAAEQLTSSLQERANAAARARDALRAKHAQIVSFNKEVQDGIESIQCLAMCVGDGLQIIKERLQEVRSTTEEALEGMAYPTPVSANSLANECEAFIAAPLNQLLTTTTEEFSQKRKAEMSTTSLLWYDQAAAQPGWEAQRQLCNGILSWDGVFGAVCEKQELTTSLQKEMERLTFSKAAMQATQKSRKILSSQEMKELTEKVEVSDSKLEKDITRLTTSCEKQVDIGMHHVARVNRLLTEW; encoded by the exons ATGTCTGTAAGAATGGATAACAGCGTCCACGAGTGGGCTTTAGGGTTAACACGGAGACACAAAGTGTTCAGCCTCGACCAACCACTAAAGCCAGAGCATTTTACAAA TTTGACAAGGGACAAGAACTTGCAGCCTATTCTATCTTTCCTGACGCGCCACGTGTGCCCGCCTGAGGAGAGAAGGCTGATTAAGCTGAACTTGAAGCATTCTCGTTTCAGGAAG AAACTaacaggggaagagggagagattttGCCCACGGAAGAAAGATTTAAACTCAAGGCATCTATTGTGGATGCCAATTCAGCCATTGCAGCAGAAACTGCGGAAATCCAACAACTTA ATCGCAGGAAGGAGGAACTGCGCCAGAGGGAGGTGGAGCTGCGTCGGAGAGCCATGTTGATGAGGGTGTCgcaggaggagcgagagaaggagatcCAGCATTGCAAGCTGTGGCAGTCGCAACTCTCCCAACTGCAGGAGGATTTGCCCAGCGTATATGATGGCCAGGCTGGAGTGGATATAAACTTACAG AAACAGTTGCGTGGGAACCTATCGGACCTGGAGAAACTCCGTCGTTCCATCATCACAGGTCACTTTGGCACTCCAGATCGTATGCATATGGAGAAG CTGCGTGTATGGGAGCGCATTGGCGACGCAATGGCTACTTGGGGGCCGAGGTCACTGATGGTTGGCATGACAAGTGAGGTTCAGGAGGTGATGCGAGGCCTCCATGCACAAGTTCAAAATGTGGATCTGGTGAAAGATGCACGAGAGCTCAG ACTAAAGTGTGAAAATGATGGCGCATTCATTGATGAGATGAATCCTGGAGGCGTAATTGAGTCTGTGCGTGAACTCTTGGGTCAAATGAGTGCATCACACGTCAAGCTTTACGTCGAGGCTTACCAGGCTGATCTGGCTGCGCAGTCCCTGTCTCGAGCTCTCAAGACACTCCATAACAACATCTTTGCTGCTGCAAAA CGTAATTACACTGATGATGGCATCACTGTGGCTGTGGTTGATGTGGTGAAGGAGAACATTAGCGTGGCAGGGGAGAGAGCTGCCCTGAATGCGGCTGAGCAGCTGACTTCCTCACTGCAGGAGAGGGCCAATGCTGCGGCTAGGGCCAGAGACGCACTGAGAGCCAAACACGCGCAGATCGTCAGCTTCAACAAGGAGGTG cAAGATGGCATAGAGAGCATCCAGTGCCTGGCCATGTGTGTGGGAGACGGCCTTCAGATCATCAAGGAGCGTCTGCAGGAAGTCCGATCCACAACAGAAGAGgcccttgaaggcatggcctacCCCACCCCAGTCTCTGCTAACTCCCTGGCTAATGAGTGCGAGGCTTTCATAGCAGCACCGCTCAATCAGCTCCTTACAACGACCACAGAGGA GTTTAGCCAAAAACGGAAGGCAGAGATGTCAACAACCTCCCTCCTGTGGTACGACCAGGCTGCAGCCCAACCAGGGTGGGAAGCCCAGCGGCAACTGTGTAATGGAATCCTGTCCTGGGATGGGGTGTTTGGGGCAGTGTGCGAAAAGCAGGAACTGACAACCAGCCTGCAGAAGGAGATGGAACGCCTTACCTTCAGCAAGGCAGCTATGCAGGCCACTCAGAAGAGCAGGAAGATACTGTCCAGTCAGGAAATGAAAG AACTTACAGAGAAGGTAGAGGTGAGTGACAGCAAGCTCGAAAAGGACATAACTCGGCTGACGACCAGTTGCGAGAAGCAGGTCGACATTGGCATGCATCACGTCGCCAGAGTCAACAGACTCCTGACTGAATGGTAG